ATAAGTTCGCGAGTCACTTCTCTGCCTCGAGCGCCGATCCACGACTACAGCGGGTCCGTTATCCTTTAGCGCCCGCGGGTCAAATCGCTTCCAATGACCGCACAAACCGTCCAGCAGGGGGACCTCGTCACCGTCATCGGTCTCGAGGTGCACGTCCAGCTGGAGACGAACACCAAGATATTCTGTGGCTGTTCCACCGACCCCGCCGACGGACCGAACGAACACGTCTGCCCTGTCTGTCTGGGCCTCCCCGGCGCCCTGCCCGTCCTCAACGAGGCCGCCGTCGAAGCCGCCGTCAAGATTGGCAAGGCCATCGACGCCGACATCCCTGAGGAAACGCGCTTTCACCGGAAGAACTACTACTACCCCGACCTGCCCAAGAACTTCCAAATTACCCAGTACGACGAGCCGATCTGCCAGGACGGCGAACTCGAGGTCGCCGTCGAGGGCGAACGCCGGGAGATTACGATCGAACGCGCCCACCTCGAGGAGGACCCCGGGAGTCTCCAGCACGTCGGCGGCAGCATCGACACCGCCGACTACACGCTCGTCGACTACAACCGCGCCGGCACGCCGCTCATGGAGATCGTCACGGCCCCCGACTTTCGCAGCCCCCAGGAGGTTCGGGCATTCCTCGCGGAACTCGAGGAAGTGCTCGAGTACCTGGGCGTCTTCGACGCCGAACGCGACGGTAGCCTGCGGATCGACGCCAACCTCTCGATCGTCGACGGCGAGGAGGTCGACGGCGACGGCTCGATCGGCCGCGAGGCACTCGAGACAGCCAACCGGACCGAGGTGAAGAACATCTCGAGTCACAAGGGCGCCGAGAAGGCGCTGGCCTACGAGGAGACCCGCCAGAAGAACGCGGTTCGACGCGGTCGCGAAGTCGAACAGGAGACCCGCCACTGGGACGAGAGCCGCGGGATCACGGTCTCGATGCGCTCGAAGGAAGCCGAGAAGGACTACCGGTACTTCCAGGAGGCCGACCTGCCGCCGCTGCGGGTCTCTCACTGGAAGGACGAGATCTCGATTCCGGAACTTCCCAAGGCCCGTCGCGAGCGGTTCGGCGAGGAGTACGGCCTGGGCGAGGAGGCGGCGTCGAAGCTCACCTCCACGAAGCAGGTCGCCGACTTTTACGAGGACGTCGCCAGCGCGTTCGATCCCGACCTGGCGGCAACCTGGGTCGCCGATGAACTCCTCGGCGAACTCAACTACCGTGACATGGACGTCACCGACCTCGAGGGCCGCCTGGACGAGGTCGCACGGCTGGTCGAACTCGTCGCGAGCGACGAGATCACGGCGAAGAACGCGAAAGAGGTCGTCCTCCGCGGGATGCTCGACGACGGCCACGATCCGGACGCCATCGTCGAGCGCGAAGGGCTGGGCAAGACCGACCAGGACGAAGTACAGACCGCCGTCGTCGAGGCCATCGAGGAGAACCCCGATGCAGTGGCCGACTACGAGGCCGGCGAGGGCGGCGCGATCAACTTCCTCGTCGGGCAGGTCATGCAAAAGACCGGCGGGAGCGCCGATCCGGGCGACGTCAACGGATTGCTTCGGGCCGAACTCGAGGACTGAGAAGGACTGAAACGCGGTTCGAGTCCGGTTCGGCGCTGTGGCGGGTCGGGCGGGAATCGGAGCCGGGTTCGTTCTCGATTGGCGCAATTCTTGTGTCCCTTCCAAACGTACACGATTGTCTATACGAAACGGGTGAGTAATGGCCTGTTCAGAAGACCCCGTCGTCGTCCGCTGTACACACTGTAAGTTCGTCCACCGGTCGGCGCTGAAGCCCGATTCGTGTCACATCTGCGGCGGAGAGCTGTAAGGCACGCGTGCAACCGTCGTGGCTCTCACTCTCCGGGCGATCATGACTGCTGACGGATAATGCTCGGTCCTCACTCACCGGGCCGACGACGGCCGCTGGCGGATAGCGTTCAACTCTCATCGCAGAGAATGTAACGGGATGCCCGAATGCTTGCATTTTCCGTCACTCTATGCTCGTCTGCCCCTCTCAGTCGCTCGAGGAGCGGAATTCGAAGCGCGCACCGCCTTCCTCGCTCTCCGCGAGCGTCACCTTGAGTCCATGCTCGTCGGCGATTCGTGCAACGATGGTCAGACCGATACCGGACCCGCTGTATCCCGTAGTAAATCCGTGTTCGAAGATTCGCTCCCGCGTCGACGCACCGATACCCGAGCCGGTATCCTCGACGTAAAATCCGTCCGCCAGCGGACCGACCCGAACCGTCACGTCCGCCCCGCCGTGGCCGATCGCGTTTCGAAACAGGTTCTCGAAGAGCGCCTGGAGCTGTCCCTCGCTACCGGCCACGGTGCAGTCGTCGACCTCGAGCGTGGCGTCTTTCGTCTCGACCATCGTCCAGGAGTCCCGAGCGATCGTCTCGATCGAAACCGGACCGTGGTCGGCCGATTGCAAGCCGGGCCGAGCCAGTATCGTCAGGTCGAGGAGGAGATCGTCGATCCGTTCGAGCGCATCCGAGATGCGATCCAGGCTGTCCTCGTCGCCGGTCTCGCGATACAACGCGAGTTCGCCGAACGCGATCGACAGCGGGTTTCGGAGGTCGTGAGAAACCATGCTCGCGAACTGATCGAGTCGCTCGTTCTGTGCCTCGAGTTCAGCCGCCGTCTCGCGGGGTTCTGTGACCTCCTGGGTGAGCAAGACGCCGTAAAGCTCGTCCTCGATCGTGACCGGTTTCGTCTCGACGTGGTGAACGCGCTCGTCATACTCGATATCGAAGGAGCGGGGCGTTCCCGCGAGCGTTTCGCGGAGTTCGGGTTCGAGCCGAGAGCCGGTTTCGTCGGGGAAGAGCTCGTCGAGTGATTCACCGACCATCTCGGCCGTCGGGTTTCCTGAAAACGGGAGGGTGCGCGGTCCCACAATTCGGTATCGGAGGGAGTCGTCGAATAGTACCAGGACGCCGTTGGGGACGTTTTCGATGACGTGCCGATGGCCATTCGATGGCGGCCGCAACCGCTTCGTGTCGGGAGAAGGGTTAGGGGTGATATCACGATATTGGGAGGCATTCGCATAAAAATAGCGGCTGTGGAGTCGTACTCGTCGCCACCGCCGAGGTCCAAACCGTGGCGAACGATAGTCGTTTCCGGGCAGCGCGAGGGGGACGAACCGCGATAGGTGTAACCCGTTTCGAAACAGTCCGTCACAGTTACGGTCCCGTTCGGTATACTCGGGGTGTGGACCGAATCCTCGTTAGCACGGTCGTCTATCGCTCGCCCGAGGCGGTCTTTCCGTACCTTGCGGACTTCACACGGTACCCGCGCTACGCCGACCACCTCGAGTCAGTCACCGTCGATGGCGACGGCGGTCCAGGAACGCGCTACGACCTTCGACTGGCGTGGTGGAAGCTCAGCTACACGGCGCGGTCGGAGGTCACTGACGTTTCTGCGCCGACGTCGCTGCAGTGGCGACTGACGAAAGACCTCGACGCGGAGGGTGAGTGGCGCGTCGAGCCCGCGCCAGACGTAGCGCCGCCGGAAGAAGAGACGGCCAGCCGCCTCTACTTCGAGGCCGTCTACGACCCCCACTCGGCTAGCGAGGACGCCGTCTCGCTTCCCCGATTCGTCTCGATGAGTTGGGTAATCGACAAAATACGTCCGCGACTGATGAACGAGGCCCGTCGCGTCCTCGAGCGCCTCGTCGCGGACGTCGAAGGGACGCACCGATCGATCGAGTTGACCGTTCACGAGGCGCCGTAGGAGACGCTCCGTGAGTCGAAAAGCGTGGGCCTGTCGCTTCGGGGGACCCGAGCGAGAGACAGAGAGCGAGAGACAGAGAGCGAGAGACAGAGAGTGAGAGACAGAGAGTGAGAGAGAGAGAGAAGAGGGTGCGGTCGTAACGTCGAGTTACTCGCCCGAGTCTCCACCGTAGCGCATGAAGCCGTACACGAGCGAGAGCGTCGAGAGGACGCCGGCCAGCGTCGCGACGAGGAGCGTCCAGGCGGCGTCAGGAACGAGGGAGATAGCGCCTCCTTCACCGCCGCCGCCCGCCCCTTCGGCGACTTCGATGCTGCCGGTCATCCCGACGCTGACGTGTGGGTCACAGACGTATTCGTACGTTCCCTCGACGTCGAAGGTGTGTTCGTAGGTTCCTTCCGCCTGGAGGTCCGTGTGGCCTTCCCAGTCAGCCTCGTCCGGGGTTTCGCCCGGGGAGACGTTGTGTTGGCCGGAGCCGACCCACTCCCAGACGACCGTGGTGCCGGGTTCGACCGAGAGGCTGTCGGGGACGAACTCGTTGTCGTCGACCTCGACGGTTTCAGTGGTGCCGCCTCCGCCGCCACCGCCGTCTTCGGACTCGTTGTCCTCCCCATCGCCCTCGGACTCGTCCCCTTCACCGTTCCCGTCTTCGGACTCGCCTCCTTCGCCGCCATCCTCGGCCGTTTCGTTGCCGTCCTCGGTATCAGTTTCGTTACCGTTGGTGTCAGTTTCGTTGCCGTCACCGGTATCCGTCTCGTTGTCTTCCTGCGCGAGCGCGCTCGCACTCACGCCAGTGACGACCGCCGTCCCCGCCGTGCCGGCGAGAAAGAGTCGCCGTGAGAGTCGTGTCTCGTCCTCGGATGGGTTCATACCAGGGGGTTAGCAACGCCCGGTACTGAAATCTTCGATTCCATCGTTTGTCACTCGCCACGATTGTCGCCGCCGGTGTGATCGAGGAGAGCGCGACCCGGACATAGATATGGAATCTATAGTATTGAGTGCCCATTTTCTCCAGACGAGACAACGACTCCAGACGAGACAACGACTCCAGACGAGACAACGACTCGATGCAAGAAGACGACTCGAGACGGTACGTGACGAAGTACAGATGAGGACACGCGAATCGAACGTAAAAACCGATCAGTAGCGGTAGTCGTGCTCGCCGGTTTCGGACTCGAGAAACGCCGCAAGCAGGTCGATGGTCGCCGCAACGTCGTCAACGTGGGCCATCTCGGTCACAGTGTGGAGGTACCGCGTCGGGATGGAGAGCGCGCCGACCGGCTTCGCACCGCGGGTGTTCTGGAAGCCGGCGGTGTCTGTCCCCCCAGCGGGCAGGATCTCGAGCTGGTGGTCGATGTCTTCGTCCTCGGCGACGCGCTTGAGTCGGCGGTGGACCTTCGGGCTGGTGATGACGCTCCCGTCCTTGAGCTTGATCGCGGCGCCGTCGCCGAGGCGGGTGACGTGCTCTGCGGCCTCGAAGCCTGGAACGTCGTTGGCGACGGTGACGTCCAGGGCGATGGCCAGGTCGGGGTCAACGTCGACGCCGAGGGCCTTCGCCCCGCGGAGGCCAACCTCCTCCTGGACCGTGGCACAGAAGTGAATCGTCACGTCCGGGTCCTCGATCCGGCGGGCGGCCTCGAGCATGGCGAACAGGCAAACGCGGTCGTCGAGCGCCTTACCGGTGACGGTCTCGCCGACGCGCTCGGTCGACTGATCCATCGTGACGAGGTCGCCAACCGAGACGCGCTCCTGGAGGTCGTCCTTCGGGAGGCCGGTGTCGACGTAGACGTCGTCGACATCGGGGGTCTTCGAGCGGTCCTCGTCGCTGAGGGTGTGTGGCGGGGGCGAGCCGATGACGGCGGGAAGGTCGCCGTCCTCGGTGTGAATTGTCACGCGCTGGGCCTTGAGGACGCGGGCGTCCCAGCCGCCGAGGGCGTCGAGCTGGAGGAAGCCAAAGCCGTCGTCGTCGCCGGCGATGTGCTTGACCATGAAGCCGATTTCGTCCATGTGGGCGGCGACGGCGACGCTGTAGTCGCTCTCGCCCTCGATGGTGCCGACGACGTTACCCATCGCGTCGGTGCGGACGCGGTCGACGCTGTTCTCGAACTCGCGCTCGACGAGAGCGCGAATCCGGTCTTCGTACCCCGGGACCCCGCTGGTCTCGGTGAGTTCGGTCAGGAGTTCGAGATCGAACGGTTGAGACATACCCGAGTCTGTCGCTCGAACGCGCATAAGTGCGTGGGAACGGGTTCTGTGTGCCGGTTTCCGGTTCGAAGAACCGACGCACTCACGACGCTCGAAGCGAAAGATCCGGTCGATGCAGGAAGACAGGGTCGTCCTCGCGCTGGTGTGTCTGTTTGTCGTGACGCTGGGAACGGTGTACGTCCTCGAGAGTGCGGTGCTCTGGGTGTTCTGGGGCGCGACGATGATGGCGCTATCAGGGGGACTGTTGGTTCGCTCGAATCGAGAAACGTAACGGCCGACGAGGGGCGTTGAATCACGCGGCATGCGGAGGGAGACGCTATCGTGATCGGCTACGAGTTTTATAAAATCGAGCACACAACGTACGCCATGGACATCGCCGAGAAGTTCGGTCGTTACGCGAATTGGGTGGAAGACACGTCCCCATTTTACGCGCGACTCGCCGATTCCGTCGTCGACGACGACCGACTCCTCGACATCGCATCGGCCGCTTGCGGGGGGCAACCCGAACCGGAACTCCTGCTCGCGGCAGTGCACTCGCTACTACTGGCCGGGCGAGACCACCCGCTCGCCCAGTTTTACCCCACCTGCGAACGGAGCGGAAGTGCCGGCGACCCGGTCGATTTGTTCCGAGATTTCTGCGTAGCAAACGAAGACCGACTCCGGTCGATCGTCGCCACTCGTCGCTGTCAAACGAACGACGTCGGCCGCTCGGCGGTCCTCCTCCCGGCGTTCGAGCACGTCGCCAGGACGTCCGAATCCGACGCGCTGGCTCAGGTCGAAATCGGGGCGAGCGCGGGGCTCAACCTCAACTGGGATCGGTACCGGTACGACTTCGACGGCGCCGGCAGGTACGCCGAGACGGACTCACCTGTGACGATCGCGACGGCCGTCCGCGGCGACCGGGACCCCCCCATTCCCTCGAGCGTTCCTCACGGTCGTCCACCGGCGCGGGGTCGACTTGAATACGCTCGACGTAACCGACGACGAAGACGCGCGGTGGCTGCACGCGTTGATTCACCCGAATCGAGACCGGCGGCACCGGCGACTCGCGGCGGCCATCGAGATGGCGAAGACGAACCGGCCCCCGCTCGTCGAGGGCGACGCGCTCGAGGCGCTGCCGACGCTGCTTTCGGACGCACCCGATGGCGCTGCTCTCGTCGTATTCAGTACGCACGTTCTCTACCAGTTGGACGCGGCGACGATAACGAAACTTCGGTCGATCCTCTCCGATTATAGCTCGGAACAGCCGGTTCACTGGCTCTCCATAGACCCCAACGAAGAACTCGGGGAACCCACCTACCGATTGGTGATATTCGAAGACGGGAACGTAACGGAGTCAAAGATCGCACGCTTCGAACCGTATGGCCGCTGGGTGCAGTGGCTGGGTTCGTGACATCGTAGCCGACCGTACGCGAGCGATCAGAATCCGACGGCGGCGACTCGAGGTCACCTCGAAGAAAAGTCACTCGGGCCGCAACGAGTCGATCACGCGGCAGGCGTTCTTCGAAAATGCGCGGCGCAGTTTGTCCGCCGATACGTCGAGGGTCAGAATCTCCATGATCGCCACGTTCGGGTGCCAGTCCGGCGCGCCGCTTCCGAAGAGGACGCGGTCGGGATGCTCGAGTAGCGCTCGCTCGAGGACCTCCCGGTAGCGAACCCCGCTGGTCTCGAGGTAGCAGTCGTCCACGGCCTCGAGCAAATCGAGGAACGCGTGGGCGGATGGCCGACTGACCGAGGGGCCCGCATGAGAAACGATCGCCGGAAACCCCCGGTCCAGGAGAGGGTCGACGAACGCCGACGGCGGCGCGTTCTCGCCCCCGCGAACGATCACGGGCAGGGACGCGGCCTCGAGTTTTTCGAGGACGGTTTCGTCGGGGACGCCGTCGACCGCCGGATCGAGGACGAAGCCGTGGAATCGGTCGTCGTAGGCGTACTGCTCGACGTCTTCGGGGGTCGTGTGGAATGGCTGGCGACGACTCACGGCGTTTCGGAACCGCCCCGTTCGATCGGTCTCGAGCGCGTTCACGCCGTTGATGCGGGCGAAGGCGACGAACGGCCGCTCGACGCTCCGACGGGCGACGCCGTTGTTCGCGGCGACGTAGGACTCGCCGGGCCTGGTTCCGGGAAAGACGACCGCCCGAACGATGCCGGCCTGGTGCATCTCCCGTTCCATTCGGTCGGGCGTCGCCGGAGGTACTCGAGTCGACGGCTCGCCCCTGCCGTCCGGGGACAGCCGAGCGTGGACGTCGACGACGCGGAAGTCGTGTTCCAGCTCGAGCATTCGCTCGTGCGTTTGGGGTCGACACACATGGGCGTACCGGCTTCCGCCGATGAGCAGGACAGTAGCGATCCAACGTCAGGCGCGGCGGGAGCAACTGAACGGGAAGCGTGTGTA
This region of Natronosalvus halobius genomic DNA includes:
- a CDS encoding plastocyanin/azurin family copper-binding protein → MNPSEDETRLSRRLFLAGTAGTAVVTGVSASALAQEDNETDTGDGNETDTNGNETDTEDGNETAEDGGEGGESEDGNGEGDESEGDGEDNESEDGGGGGGGTTETVEVDDNEFVPDSLSVEPGTTVVWEWVGSGQHNVSPGETPDEADWEGHTDLQAEGTYEHTFDVEGTYEYVCDPHVSVGMTGSIEVAEGAGGGGEGGAISLVPDAAWTLLVATLAGVLSTLSLVYGFMRYGGDSGE
- a CDS encoding SRPBCC family protein, with the translated sequence MDRILVSTVVYRSPEAVFPYLADFTRYPRYADHLESVTVDGDGGPGTRYDLRLAWWKLSYTARSEVTDVSAPTSLQWRLTKDLDAEGEWRVEPAPDVAPPEEETASRLYFEAVYDPHSASEDAVSLPRFVSMSWVIDKIRPRLMNEARRVLERLVADVEGTHRSIELTVHEAP
- the gatB gene encoding Asp-tRNA(Asn)/Glu-tRNA(Gln) amidotransferase subunit GatB, with protein sequence MTAQTVQQGDLVTVIGLEVHVQLETNTKIFCGCSTDPADGPNEHVCPVCLGLPGALPVLNEAAVEAAVKIGKAIDADIPEETRFHRKNYYYPDLPKNFQITQYDEPICQDGELEVAVEGERREITIERAHLEEDPGSLQHVGGSIDTADYTLVDYNRAGTPLMEIVTAPDFRSPQEVRAFLAELEEVLEYLGVFDAERDGSLRIDANLSIVDGEEVDGDGSIGREALETANRTEVKNISSHKGAEKALAYEETRQKNAVRRGREVEQETRHWDESRGITVSMRSKEAEKDYRYFQEADLPPLRVSHWKDEISIPELPKARRERFGEEYGLGEEAASKLTSTKQVADFYEDVASAFDPDLAATWVADELLGELNYRDMDVTDLEGRLDEVARLVELVASDEITAKNAKEVVLRGMLDDGHDPDAIVEREGLGKTDQDEVQTAVVEAIEENPDAVADYEAGEGGAINFLVGQVMQKTGGSADPGDVNGLLRAELED
- a CDS encoding sensor histidine kinase — protein: MRPPSNGHRHVIENVPNGVLVLFDDSLRYRIVGPRTLPFSGNPTAEMVGESLDELFPDETGSRLEPELRETLAGTPRSFDIEYDERVHHVETKPVTIEDELYGVLLTQEVTEPRETAAELEAQNERLDQFASMVSHDLRNPLSIAFGELALYRETGDEDSLDRISDALERIDDLLLDLTILARPGLQSADHGPVSIETIARDSWTMVETKDATLEVDDCTVAGSEGQLQALFENLFRNAIGHGGADVTVRVGPLADGFYVEDTGSGIGASTRERIFEHGFTTGYSGSGIGLTIVARIADEHGLKVTLAESEEGGARFEFRSSSD
- a CDS encoding M42 family metallopeptidase translates to MSQPFDLELLTELTETSGVPGYEDRIRALVEREFENSVDRVRTDAMGNVVGTIEGESDYSVAVAAHMDEIGFMVKHIAGDDDGFGFLQLDALGGWDARVLKAQRVTIHTEDGDLPAVIGSPPPHTLSDEDRSKTPDVDDVYVDTGLPKDDLQERVSVGDLVTMDQSTERVGETVTGKALDDRVCLFAMLEAARRIEDPDVTIHFCATVQEEVGLRGAKALGVDVDPDLAIALDVTVANDVPGFEAAEHVTRLGDGAAIKLKDGSVITSPKVHRRLKRVAEDEDIDHQLEILPAGGTDTAGFQNTRGAKPVGALSIPTRYLHTVTEMAHVDDVAATIDLLAAFLESETGEHDYRY
- a CDS encoding amidohydrolase family protein, which gives rise to MLELEHDFRVVDVHARLSPDGRGEPSTRVPPATPDRMEREMHQAGIVRAVVFPGTRPGESYVAANNGVARRSVERPFVAFARINGVNALETDRTGRFRNAVSRRQPFHTTPEDVEQYAYDDRFHGFVLDPAVDGVPDETVLEKLEAASLPVIVRGGENAPPSAFVDPLLDRGFPAIVSHAGPSVSRPSAHAFLDLLEAVDDCYLETSGVRYREVLERALLEHPDRVLFGSGAPDWHPNVAIMEILTLDVSADKLRRAFSKNACRVIDSLRPE